A segment of the Candidatus Sumerlaea chitinivorans genome:
ACGGCAAATGGCCTCACCAGCAATTTTTCTTCTCGAGTCGCTGAAGCCCGTGAATTTTATAGGCAGTCAGCTTATGCTTGCGCTGGGTCCGCTTGCAGGGCTGATTGTCGAGCCATCGCGTTGGGAACAGTTGGCCCACGCCCTCGAAAAGCGCAGCACCATTGAAAGGTTGATCCGGAAAATCGAAGAACGGGAGCGGGAACCATCGGTGCGCAACTGAATTGGATACTTGCTACGGATTGTGGCAGCACAACCACCAAGGCCATCTTGATAGGTCGAACCCCTCAGGGCTACCGCCTGATGGCTCGCGGCGAAGCGCCCACGACGGTGGAAGCTCCGTTCGACGATGTCACCGTCGGTGTCCGCAACGCGGTGCGCGAGCTGGAGGAGGTGACCAACCGCTGCCTTCTCGACGAAGAGGGGGTCTTGGTGCGACCATCCAGCCACGGGAGGGGAGTAGACGTCTACGTCAGCACCTCCAGCGCGGGTGGTGGTTTACAGATGCTGGTTATGGGGGTGGTGCGCTCGATGACCGCCGAAAGTGCGCAGCGAGCGGCCCTCGGAGCGGGGGCGATCGTCATGGATACCATCTGCAGCAACGATCGCCGGCCGACCTACCAACAGATTCAGCGGATCCGGCAACTGCGGCCCGACATGATCTTACTTGCCGGTGGTGTGGACGGTGGGACGGTCTCGCATGTGGCGAAGCTGGCGGAATTGGTGCGGGCAGCACGCCCAACGGCGCGCCTTGGCTCGGGTTATCGTCTTCCGCTTGTTTATGCAGGCAATCGCGACGCCGCAGCCGAAGTCCGCGCAATTCTCGGCGATCTTGTGGATTTCCATGAGGTCGAAAATGTACGCCCACGCTTAGAGCTGGAAAACTTGGGACCAGCCCGCGACGAAATCCATAAGCTGTTTATGGAGCACGTCATGGCTCAGGCACCCGGCTACGACAAACTCAAGGCCATGACCGATGCTCCGATTATGCCCACGCCCGGAGCGGTTGGGAAGCTGGTGGAAATCGTGGCGCGCGAGCGCGGCATCAGTGTTTTGGGCGTGGACATTGGTGGCGCAACTACCGACGTCTTCTCCGTCTTCCAAGGCAAATTCAACCGCACCGTCAGCGCCAATCTTGGGATGAGCTACAGTGTTGGCAATGTGCTCACAAGTGCAGGCTTTGCGAATGTGCGCCGTTGGTGCTGGATGGACCTTCCCGAAAATGAGGTGCGGAACCGAATCAAAAACAAGGTCATTCGTCCGACCACAATCCCGCATCTCTTAGAAGATCTCATCATCGAGCAAGCACTTGCTCGTGAAGCCCTACGGCTCTCGCTTGCTCAGCATGCGGAGTTTGCCACTACGCTAAAGGGGGTACAGATGCGGCGGACGGTGGCGGACGCGTTTGCTCAGACGTCCACTGGCGCTACCCTTGTCAACATGATGGAGCTGGATCTCATCATAGGCAGTGGTGGCGTGCTCAGCCATGCCCCGCGCCGCGAGCAAGCTGCTCTCATGATGATCGACGCATTTGCTCCGTTAGGCGTTACCCAACTCGCTGTGGACAGCATTTTCATGATGCCGCACCTTGGGGTGCTCAGTGAGCTTGATGCGGAGATTGCCATGGAGGTCTTTTGGCGCGATTGCCTCATTCCTTTGGGTGCGGTGGTGGCGCCTGCAGGAAGAGCTCGGCCGGGCAAGCATCTGTTGCGGGCGAAACTTACGCGCGACGACGGAAGCGAGGAGACGGTTGAGCTCCGCGGGGGTGAACTTCTCCGTGTGCCTTTGGGCGAAGGTCACAGTGCGACGCTGGAGATCGAACCGGCGTGGGGAGTGGATGTAGGCGCGGGCCGTGGGAAACGGTTGGTTCGCAAAGTTTGGGGAGGGCGCGTCGGCGTGGTCTTTGATGGCCGTGGCCGCCCGATTCAGTTTGCTTCAGGGGACGCCGACCGGCGAGAACAGTTGCGGTCGTGGAGTCGCGCAATCGGAGCGTTTGAATGAGAAAGCCGTTTTCGGAAATCTCAACGTCTTGGGGTTGTTTCGAGGCTCCTCGTCGCGTGTCGCCAGCTTGTTCCCATGGCGGGCGCGCGAGGTGGAAGCGACGGTTGGCACCGCGTAGTGCCCAAGTTTTGGGCGGAGGGAACGTGTGATGGCTCACGCGTACACGCCCGGGCTCAAGGTTAGCGAGCGTACGGTGATCCGCAAACGGCGCATGTTGCCGATTGCTGGCGAGGTACGAGTGCGACTCGGCGACCGTGTCCGCCCGCGCGACGTTGTGGCGCGCGCAGAGCTGCCGGGAAACGTCCAACTGGTGAACATTGCTCACCATCTTGGAATCGAGCCTTCGGACGTGCCGGCTAAAATGAAGGTTGAGGTGGGGGAGCGTGTTCGAAAAGGACAAATCATCGCCGAAAATGTCGGCCTATTCGGGTGGTTCCGCTCTCACGTCGAAGCTCCGTGTGATGGGGAGATTGAAGCGTTGAGCAAGGTCACGGGGCAACTTCTCATCCGTGAAAATCCCATTCCCTTGGAGTTGACCGCCTACGTTGGCGGCGAGGTGGTGGAGGTCATCGAAAACGAAGGTGTGGAAATCGCGACTGTTGGCGCCATGATTCAAGGGATCCTTGGCGTGGGTGGGGAAAAGCATGGCCGCATCGCGATTTGTGTCAAATCGCCGGACCAAGAGCTTCAACCCGAGGATATTCCCTCAGATGCAGAGGGGTTGGTGTTGGTCGGTGGTGCAGTCGCAAGCTTGGCTGCCTATCGGCGCGCCTCCGAATGCGGAGCAACGGGTCTCGTGGTCGGCAGCTTCAGTGATCCTGATTTGGGAGAAATCCTCGGCTACGACCTTGGCATTGCGATTACGGGCGGAGAAAATCTCACCACAACCTTGATCATCACGGAAGGTTTTGGTCGTCTGGCGATGGCGGAGCGCACATTCCAGCTTCTGCGGAAACTGGAAGGGAATGAAGCAAGCATCAACGGGGCCACGCAGATTCGTGCGGGGGTTATCCGCCCCGAGATTATCGTGTCCACAGAAGAATCTCCCGAAGATGTCAAGGAGATCGTCCAGACGGAGACGCGGGTGGGCACCCGCGTTCGCATTATTCGGGAACCTCATTTTGGGGAGATTGCGCGCATCAAGGCTTTGCCTCCCGATCCCGTTGTCATCGAATCGGGTGCCACCGTGCGCGTCATGGTGGTCGAATTGCCGAATGGAACCGAGCACGTGGTACCGCGAGCAAACGTGGAGCTAATCGAAGAATGACCCAGCCGAGCTTGATGCAACGATATCAGACTGTTGGGGCTCTGAGCGCAGGTTGTTGGCGAAGGATCGCTCTGGGTGTGCTGGGTTGGATTCGGCTCCGTATTGCGCGCGGAGGGAAGCGTTACTTTAGCGCACACGGACTCACCGTATTATTATTAGTGATGAGCCTTTGTCCGTCGCTCAGCGAGGCAGCGCCCACGACCAATCGCCTGCTTCCTGCCACATGGGGCTACCTTGATCTAACGAAGCTCCCGGTCCTCGTTGCGCTTGTTCTTTTTGGGGCCTTCTATTTCTACCTTGACCGCCGAATGCGCGCTGGCGCCCAGATCCATCTCCGGCGACTGCCGGGCATTGATGCGATTGAAGAGGCGATTGGGCGCGCGACCGAGATGGGGCGCCCAGTCCTTTTCATTCCGGGAATCAACGATATTGATGACATCCAGACGCTGGCGGGCATCAACATCCTCTCGCACGTTGCTTATATTGCGGCTGAGTACGATACCCCGGTGATCGTTGCATGTCGTCGCTCGGTGGTGCTTACCATTTCTGAGGAGGTCGTGAAAGCCTCGTCGCTGGCAGCCGGCCGCCCGGAAAATTACATTCCAAACAACATGCGCTATCTGTCCGACGACCAATTTGCGTTCACTGCGGGAGTCAATGGCATCATGTTGCGTGAGCGGCCGGCATCCTGCATTTATCAAGGATGTTTCTACAGCGAGTCGCTCATCCTCGCAGAAACGGGCTACGTCAGTGGGGCGATTCAGGTTGCAGGCACTGCGAATATCGCTCAGTTGCCATTCTTTGTCGCGGCGTGCGACTTCACCTTGATTGGCGAAGAGTTCTTTGCGGCGTCTGCCTACTTGTCGCGCGAGCCCACGATCGTGGCAAGTATTCGCGCCTCCGACCTCCTGAAAATGGTCATCCTACCGGTGATCTTGCTGGGAGTGGTGGGGGCGACGGTCGCGGCGACAGCTGGCGAGGCGACGTGGCTCGGAGCTTACAGCGTAAAATTCGTAGAGATCCTCAAGGAGTTGTTCTGACGCCATGCGAACGCGTGTTCCAGTGTTCATCTCGGCCTTTGTCGGCGTCTTCATGATCTTGAAGTATTTTAGCACCGTGAAGGCGTTCACCGCGATTGCCGACGAGCTCGAGCAATGGGGCGTCGTCACGCTCTCGTTCTCGATCATCCTCGGCGTGCTGAACCTCATCAAGATCAACCTGAAAGCCGTTATGGAGCGCAAAAAGGATTGGGGCTATAAACTGCTTCTGTTGGTGAGCATGTTCAGCATGATGATCGCCGGCGGGGTGAAGTGGTATCGCGACGAAGTTGCGGCACGCGCCTCCAAGGCGGTGGAAGCAGCCGTTGCTGCCGCTGCGGCAAACCCGACACCCGAAGCGCAACGCGCGGTCGAACTGGCCCGAGCTGCAGAGGCAGAGGCCTTAGCTGCGGCGAACCAAACAATGTTCCAGTTCTTTTTTGATAACTTCTACTTCCCACTGTCGGCGACCATCTTTGCGTTGCTGGCTTTTTACGTGGCGAGCGCCGCATTCCGCGCATTTCGCGCAAAAAATGTGCATGCGACCCTGCTGCTGATCGCGGCGGTGATCGTCATGATCGGGCGTGTTCCCATTGGTGGATATCTCTGGAAAGGATTTCCGTGGCTTCAGGAGTGGCTGATGACGTGGCCCAATACCGCAGGACAACGAGCGATCCAAATGGGAGCAGCCATCGGAATGATTGCCACGGGACTACGCGTCATTTTCGGGATTGAGAAACCTTACCTCAAGGGCTGAGACCATGGCAAAACCTGAGAGCCAGAGCCAACGAATCGAGTCCCTCCTCCGGGGTTTCGTGGGGCTGGATCGTCGTTGGATTTTTCTCACCTTAGGTTCGCTTGTATTACTCTTTTTGATCCTTCCCATCTCGATGCCAATCACCGTTTCCGAACAAGCGGCCTCGATGCATCGTGCCCTAAGCTCGCTAAAGCCGGGCTCGCGAGTTCACCTCTCGATTGATTACGGTCCGGGAAGCGAGGCCGAGTTGTGGCCGCAACACATCGCCATCCTTCGCCAGCTGCTTGAGCAGGACTGCAAAGTGATCTGCTCGAGCTTGTGGACCGACGGTCCACCTATGATCGAGAAAGCGTTTCGGGTTGTGGTGGGCGAACTGGAGGAAAAAGGCATCAAGAAGGTGCGTGGGGTGGACTACGTAAACCTCGGTTTCAAAGCCGGCGACCGGGTCGCGATCGCAAAAATTGGTAGCTCGTTCAAAGAAACATTCCCCACGGATTATCAGGGCAACCGGACTGCCGAGCTTCCCATCATGCAAGGTTGGGACACCTACAAGGACATTGACATGCTGATCACGATCGCAGTCGGGGATCCGGGGGCTGTCGAATACATTCAGCAGGCGCAAAGTCGCTACAATGTTCCGATGGTTGCCGGCGTCACCGCCGTCATTTCGCCACAACTATATCCCTACTATCAGTCGCGGAACTTACTTGGTTTTTTGGGTGGGCTCGCGGGCGCGGCGGAGTACGAGAAACTTGTGGGGCGTCCGGGCTACGCCACGCGCGGCATGGTGATCCAAAGCGCTGTGCACATCCTGATCGTCGTGCTGGTCCTGCTTGGGAACCTTGCCCAGTTCCTGCTTTGGCGGATGGAACGCAAGAAGGAGGGCGTGTAGGCTGTGGATAGCTTCTGGCAAATCATGGATGTGGTCGGCGTGTGGCTGGTCTGCTTCTTCACGCTGGCGGTGTTCAGCTTCCTCTATCGCGACAACCCAATTTATAAGGCAGTGGAGCACATCTACGTGGGGATCGCGGCGGGGTATTACTTTTATCAAGCCTTCCGCGGCACGATCTATCCGAATTTTGTTCTCCATGTTGTGCGTGGAATGGACGAGATCGCAAAAGGGAATGCAGCGGCGTGGGCGACCCAATGGCGATGGGGGGCAGCCGTACTCGGCATCCTTTTGTTGTCGCGCCTGATTCCGTCCTGGAGCTGGCTCAGCCGCTGGCCCATGGCGCTCGTTGTGGGGGCGTTTGCAGCACTCAATCTTACAGGGTTTGCGAAAGCCAACCTTGTGGATCAAATCGGCGGAACCATGTTGCCTTTAGCCGGGCGCTTGGCTAACGGCAGCGTTCTCCCGTGGCTACCTCAGGCGCAGGCCAGCGCACCAAGTGCGTTCAATCACTTTGTCCTCATCGTAGGTGTGGTGTCGGTTCTCACCTATTTCTTTTTTTCCACATCCCGGCGGGGGATTGTGGGGCGCCTCGGTACCCTTGGGATCTGGTTTGTCATGGTCACGTTTGGTGCGACCTACGGCAGCATTGTGCTCGCACGAATATCGCTGCTCATTGGGCGCGCTACCAACGTTATGGACTACAATCTGCCGAAATATGGTTATCCTGCCTACGTGTGCGCTATCCTCGTGGTGGGTGGATTGCTGATCTGGCGCTGGAAGTTCTTCCGACCTGAGGAAGAAGAGCGCTAAGGCTGCTTGAGTCGTGCCATGCGGAGAGGTGATTTCCGCCCAAGCTCGTGACCGAATGCCTTTGCGTGGTTTAGCTATGAGTTTAGAAGTGTTGAATTCGCGCTCATGAAAGAGGGAGAAGTTCGAGAATGCGCGTAGTTGTTGTCGAAAGATTTGGTCCACCTGAAGTAATGACCTTGCGCGAGATGCCTGATCCGCAGCCACGCGCGGGCGAGGTCCGCGTCCGGCTCACAAGCATTGGAGTCAACCATGCGGACCTGATGGCGCGTCGTGGCGAATATCGGCTTTATTCGGGCGAACCACCTTTCATCCCCGGCTTAGAAGGAGGCGGCATCATTGATGCGGTAGGTGATGGCGTGTCGGCCGAGCGACTGGGTCAGCGCGTTATCCTGAGTGCTGAGGCTCCCCGTCGCCCCGGTGCTCCAAATCCCGTGGAAGGCACTTACCGTACCCATTATGTCGTGCCTGCCGAGCAGGCGTTGCTAGCTCCCGACAATCTTCCGGATGATGCTTTGGGTACCGTTTGGCTGTCGCACCTCACGGCGTGGGGATGCTTGGTCTGGAAGCAAGGCATCAAGGAGGGGGACGTTGTGGCGATCCCCGCGGCCACAAGTAGCGTCGGGCTTGCCGCTGCACAGGTGGCACGTGCTTGCGGCGCCGTGGCAATTGGCTTGACCCGCACCGAACGAAAGGCGGAGGAGCTAAAGGCTCTTCAGCCCCTCGAGTTCGATCACGTCGTGGTGACTCACAACCCGGACGGAAGCATGCGGCCGTGGGCGCGTGAGCTCAAGCGCCTGACCGATGGCCGTGGTGTAGATGTGTTTTTCGATCCCGTCGCAAACGGACCCTACCTTGACTCAGAGATTCAGGCGTTGGCCCAGCGTGGCACGATTTGGATCTACGGCCTATTAGGAAAACCCGGCGTTGTAGATCTCACACCTCTCATTCGCAAGCAGGCAAGCATTCGAGGTTGGGTGCTGGGGGAGTTACTTACCGCAGATCCCGCCGAGCGACTCGAAATGCAGCGAGAGGTTCTGCGCCAATTTGAAGCGGGTGTCTACCGGCAGCGGATTGCTGCGCGGTTTGCCTTGGAAGAGGTCCGCCAAGCGCATGAGACGATGGAACGTGCTGAGCATATTGGCAAAATCGTCCTTATTCCGTGAGCACGTTTATTGCGGTTTGGAGGCGCTGCTGGGAGGGGAAGGTTTGCGCCACCCTTCTTTCAGCGACCAAAACGCAACAGCCACGGCCGAATAATCGCCTCGCCGATGACGCCCTTGCTCATCTTCGACTGGCCTTCGCGCCGCTCGCTATAGACGATCGGTACCTCCGTGATCCGCATGCCTCGCTGGTAGGCGCGGTAGAGGACTTCGACGAGGAAAGAATAGCCTTTCGAGTTAACCCGACTCGCGAGGATCGCTTCGACTGCAGGCCGTCGGTAGGCGCGGTAGCCACTTGTTGCGTCCTCCACAGCCATGCCGAGAATCGTGCGAACATAGCGGTTCGCAAATAGGCTCAACAGCAGGCGCGAGACATGCCAATTCAGCACCCGCACGCCGCCATAGTAGCGCGACCCGATGGCAACATCGGCGTCTTTCAAACCTGCCAGCAAACGCGGGATCTCTGCTGGATCATGCGAAAAGTCGGCATCGAGGGTGACGATAGCGTCTGCTCCAAGCTCGAGGGCGCGGCGAAACCCGTCCAGCACGGCGCTCCCATAGCCAAGCTTGCCGCTGCGGATCACGGGCGCGAGTTTAGGGTACTTCTGCTGGAGGGACTTTAGTAGTTCTGGGGTTCCATCCGGAGAATTGTCGTCCACCACTACAATCCACGCGTCAGGGACAATCTCGGCCAGACGCGGGATCAACGCGCTCAAGTTCGCCGCCTCGTTATAAGTTGCGAGCACGATGGCTGTTTGCATAGTTTCGTTCATTTTGTATTTCGTCTGAGTGGCCAGAGTCCTAAGAGGTTATCGCGTCTTCAAGCATAGAATTCGTGGGTTTCCCGCAACGTGGTGCGGTGAGCGTTTCGCGTTGCGGTTCTTGCTGATGCGATTTCATTTTCAAAACAGTTCGACAAGCGGAACCTAAAGTATCAAATCAGATCATGCATGATGCGAAGAAGAGGTGATTCGATGTACATTGTGCAAGTCTTTGTTCATGTGAAGCCTGAGTATGTGGAGGCATTCAAGGCCGCCACAATTGAAAACGCGTCAAACAGCCTGAAAGAGCCCGGCGTTGCGCGGTTCGATGTCATCCAGCAACTCGAGGATCCCACGCGTTTTGTTCTCGTGGAGGTGTACCGCGATGAATCAGCGGCTGCTTCTCACAAGGAGACTGCACACTACTTGAAGTGGCGGGATGAAGTGGCGCCCATGATGGCAGAGCCACGCTCCAGCGTGAAGTACGTGAACGTTTTCCCGGACGAGGGAGGTTGGGCCGTTGCTCGCTGAGTGGGTCACGCCCGATCGAATCCTCTTTGGCCCCGGGGCTGCCCGACAAGTGCCCGAGATTGTCGTTGGGCTGGCGAGCCGGGTTATGGTCGTGTGTGGCAGTAACCCCCAGCGTCACGAGTGGCTTCTAACCGCATTGGCAGCGCGCGGGATCGCAACCATGGTCTATTCTGTGGTGGGCGAACCCAGTGTTGCCGTGGCGGAAGAAGCGCTGCAGCGAGCGCGTGAGTACGTCGCCACAGCGGTCATTGGGATTGGTGGGGGGAGTGCCCTCGACGTCGCGAAGGCGGTCGCTGGTTTGCTTGTGAACGACGGTGAACTCGTGGATTATCTTGAAGTGGTCGGGAAGGGGCGGCCTTTGGCGAAGCGCGCTGCCCCAATGATTGCGATCCCAACGACGGCTGGCACCGGTTCGGAAGCCACCCGCAACGCAGTCCTCGAAGTGCCCGAGAAAGGCGTGAAGGTCAGCATGCGGAGCCCGCTCCTTGTGCCCACGTGGGCAGTCGTTGACCCCGAACTTACACTGGATTTGCCTCCGGGCCCGACCGCAACGAGTGGTTTCGATGCCTTAGCGCAACTCTTGGAAAGTTTTGTATCCGTGAAGGCGAACGCATTCACGGATGCCCTCTGCCGGGAGGCGTTGCCGCGTGTGGGACGCTCGCTGCGGACCGCGTGCTTGAGCGGACGCGATCTCAGCGCGCGCAGCGATATGGCGTTGGGCGCGCTTTTCAGCGGTATGGCACTCGCCAACGCTGGCCTTGGGGCTGTTCACGGTTTGGCCGGACCTCTGGGTGGGATGCTCCATGCTCCCCATGGGGCGCTGTGCGCTGCATTGCTCGCGCCCGTTGTCGAAGTAAACGTGCGTGCTCTGCGCTCGCGTGCTCCGGATTCACCTGCGCTTGCGCGCTATGAGGAAGCGGCTCGGCTGGTCACTGGAAAACCTCAGGCAACTGTAGCCGACCTCTTGGCGTGGATCCAAACATTGGCCGCCGAGGTAGGAATCCCGCGCCTAAGTCAGTTGGGTTTACGGAAAAGCCACTATGATCAGGCGGTCGAGCGCTCCCAAGCCGCAAGCAGCATGAAGGGAAATCCCATCGTCCTCCTTGATGAAGAAATTGTAGAGATCCTCGATCTTGCCGGTTGAGGCGTTGCTTGAAAACGCCGAGCTATGGAAGCGTTGGCCTCCAACAATGTCGCTCGAGCAGCGGCAAGTGGCTCGTTTTGCACGCGTTACCTAAGAGCAAAGCTGTTGGCTAAAGGAGCGTAAGGCGCCACGAATCCGAGAAAGGAACTTGTGCCTGCGGGCAAACTATCTTGGAAAAGAATCCGTTCGTATCCCAGCCCGGAAAAAGCGTCGCTCAGAGTCCGCTTTCCCTCTATTCAAGCTCCACCCGGCTAAGACTCACAGGGAGATAATATCGGAGCGGGGAGATCCCTTTTGTTTGAAAGTTCGGGCGCCACCCCAAATTCCCCGTCGGTGAGGCCGGGGGCAAAAATTGGTTCGACCAGTAACCCGAGGCTCCGGAAATCCCCACAAGGAGGTCGTAGGGACCCGGCCCGAGCAGCGTGACTGGAATCGCAATCTCAAGCCCCGTCGCGGCGCCTGCCCCCGTCGGGTTTGCGGCACTGGTGCCGGCAGCCACCGGGCCGGTATGGCTATTGTTGTAGGCCACATGAAACGTGTAGCTTTGGCCATTCACGGTACCTGTGATCGTGCCAATCGTAGGGTGGCCGGGATTTGCTTCCACGTGCCCCACGGTGTCTTCGCTTTTTAACTTACCCTGCGCGTCGAACGTGAAGGCGTGGAGTGTCAGAGTCTGATTGGGGGAGTGCAACTGTACCTGCAGAATGAGGTCCGCGGTCATGCCGGTTGGCAGACGCGTGCCCGCAGCACTGTTGGGTTGCGATCCGAGGAAGGTCGAGGTCGCTCCCGTTCCATCCAAGATATTTGCGCCCCCGGCGGGCCCGTTCGTGTCAAAGATCAGATTGATTGCGTTGCCATTGGGCTCCAAATTGCCGGAAACGGCAATGTAGAGAGTCGTGCTCGTGTTCTCCACGAATAGCTCGTCGGCTTCGCTGCCGCCGCTATTCGTGTCAGGGCCGGGGTCTGTGTTGTCGCCGAATCCCGTTCGGACAGTTTGGGTGGCGCGCGGCGTGATCCATCGCGGATCCCCGGCAATGGTCCCATCAATGGTGGGTTCTACTTCGTTGCCGCCCCCGCTCCCGCCACCGGGATTGAAGGCGGTCGTAAATTCCCGTTCAAAACCGCCGCGGAGTGGGGCACCGAGCGCGTCTGACGCGCTTTCGCTGATTAGCAAGCGCATAGCCGTGGAGCTGGGCCAAGACGGTTGGGGCGTAAGCGTGAGCACCGTGGACGAGCTATCCCATGACAGAGTCGGAGTGGTGATGGCCGGCGCGAAAGAGAGCGCTTGCTCGACACTCGAGCGGTTCATGGGCTCGCTAAAGGTGATGGAGATGGTATCTGTGGGTGAGGCGAGTGTACCAGCTTGAGCTACGCTTACCGCCACGACCTCCGGCTCGATGTTGATGACCTCGCTCGAGGGTACAAAGACGCCGTAACCGTTGCCTGCGATCGTTGTGCCCGCGGGAACTTGTTTGGCAAGATTGACCGTAACGGTTTGGCTCGGGTTCAGGAGGTTCACGAGTACTGTGCCGGCGGCGAAATTTGTCTGCCATGCTTGCCCGACTTGACTGCTGTCCGATGTGTTGACGACAACCAAAACCTCGTTTGCCCCGTCCACACGCGAGTACGCAAAAATACCGGGTGAGGAGTGGACTTCGCGCACGACCAGCGAGCCCCGCCGCAAGGCCGAATAGGCCCGCCGAAATTGGTTGAGCTTGCGTACAAGGCGGTAGCCGAAGGTGGTCTGATCAAAGTTGTTTCCGAGCGACGGGCCAAACTCAAACTGGCCGTCAAACATATCCTCCCTGCAATAGGGGTCCCCGCCACCGTTGAAGTACTGCTCGGTGCCATAGTAGATGCACGGCAC
Coding sequences within it:
- a CDS encoding putative reactivating factor for D-ornithine aminomutase, which translates into the protein MARGEAPTTVEAPFDDVTVGVRNAVRELEEVTNRCLLDEEGVLVRPSSHGRGVDVYVSTSSAGGGLQMLVMGVVRSMTAESAQRAALGAGAIVMDTICSNDRRPTYQQIQRIRQLRPDMILLAGGVDGGTVSHVAKLAELVRAARPTARLGSGYRLPLVYAGNRDAAAEVRAILGDLVDFHEVENVRPRLELENLGPARDEIHKLFMEHVMAQAPGYDKLKAMTDAPIMPTPGAVGKLVEIVARERGISVLGVDIGGATTDVFSVFQGKFNRTVSANLGMSYSVGNVLTSAGFANVRRWCWMDLPENEVRNRIKNKVIRPTTIPHLLEDLIIEQALAREALRLSLAQHAEFATTLKGVQMRRTVADAFAQTSTGATLVNMMELDLIIGSGGVLSHAPRREQAALMMIDAFAPLGVTQLAVDSIFMMPHLGVLSELDAEIAMEVFWRDCLIPLGAVVAPAGRARPGKHLLRAKLTRDDGSEETVELRGGELLRVPLGEGHSATLEIEPAWGVDVGAGRGKRLVRKVWGGRVGVVFDGRGRPIQFASGDADRREQLRSWSRAIGAFE
- a CDS encoding Quinone oxidoreductase, whose product is MRVVVVERFGPPEVMTLREMPDPQPRAGEVRVRLTSIGVNHADLMARRGEYRLYSGEPPFIPGLEGGGIIDAVGDGVSAERLGQRVILSAEAPRRPGAPNPVEGTYRTHYVVPAEQALLAPDNLPDDALGTVWLSHLTAWGCLVWKQGIKEGDVVAIPAATSSVGLAAAQVARACGAVAIGLTRTERKAEELKALQPLEFDHVVVTHNPDGSMRPWARELKRLTDGRGVDVFFDPVANGPYLDSEIQALAQRGTIWIYGLLGKPGVVDLTPLIRKQASIRGWVLGELLTADPAERLEMQREVLRQFEAGVYRQRIAARFALEEVRQAHETMERAEHIGKIVLIP
- a CDS encoding Dolichol-phosphate mannosyltransferase: MQTAIVLATYNEAANLSALIPRLAEIVPDAWIVVVDDNSPDGTPELLKSLQQKYPKLAPVIRSGKLGYGSAVLDGFRRALELGADAIVTLDADFSHDPAEIPRLLAGLKDADVAIGSRYYGGVRVLNWHVSRLLLSLFANRYVRTILGMAVEDATSGYRAYRRPAVEAILASRVNSKGYSFLVEVLYRAYQRGMRITEVPIVYSERREGQSKMSKGVIGEAIIRPWLLRFGR
- a CDS encoding Antibiotic biosynthesis monooxygenase, with the translated sequence MYIVQVFVHVKPEYVEAFKAATIENASNSLKEPGVARFDVIQQLEDPTRFVLVEVYRDESAAASHKETAHYLKWRDEVAPMMAEPRSSVKYVNVFPDEGGWAVAR
- a CDS encoding Alcohol dehydrogenase, giving the protein MLAEWVTPDRILFGPGAARQVPEIVVGLASRVMVVCGSNPQRHEWLLTALAARGIATMVYSVVGEPSVAVAEEALQRAREYVATAVIGIGGGSALDVAKAVAGLLVNDGELVDYLEVVGKGRPLAKRAAPMIAIPTTAGTGSEATRNAVLEVPEKGVKVSMRSPLLVPTWAVVDPELTLDLPPGPTATSGFDALAQLLESFVSVKANAFTDALCREALPRVGRSLRTACLSGRDLSARSDMALGALFSGMALANAGLGAVHGLAGPLGGMLHAPHGALCAALLAPVVEVNVRALRSRAPDSPALARYEEAARLVTGKPQATVADLLAWIQTLAAEVGIPRLSQLGLRKSHYDQAVERSQAASSMKGNPIVLLDEEIVEILDLAG
- a CDS encoding Alpha-amylase — encoded protein: MVKAKVHQQILTAPSLALRGWVSRTITISLAVFALWTLAIQRSSAVYPSPDDWRDETIYQIITDRWDDGDSANNTLNTTYNPSAGDRTHGGDFKGIQRRLTYLRGLGITAIWISPIPLNAYGEYHGYGARDFTQVDPHWGTLADLQNMIAACHAAGIRVILDVVCNHGGNLFNDNSYLPPPSTYTLTYRDPMRTHAFPFNSTAYWHAHGSIGNWTDPEQILGELFGLDDLKTEDPYVRTQLINIWSNWVALTDADGFRIDTVKHVEMEFWQTWAPAVRANVAALGKTNFFMFGEVFDGNEAKCGSYTGTKAGGPFALDSVLDYPLYYQTNGAFATASAGAQNIASHYSAIPTYYDPAAQSRLVTFLDNHDNPRFLSSGLANNRTARLHAALVFQLTSLGVPCIYYGTEQYFNGGGDPYCREDMFDGQFEFGPSLGNNFDQTTFGYRLVRKLNQFRRAYSALRRGSLVVREVHSSPGIFAYSRVDGANEVLVVVNTSDSSQVGQAWQTNFAAGTVLVNLLNPSQTVTVNLAKQVPAGTTIAGNGYGVFVPSSEVINIEPEVVAVSVAQAGTLASPTDTISITFSEPMNRSSVEQALSFAPAITTPTLSWDSSSTVLTLTPQPSWPSSTAMRLLISESASDALGAPLRGGFEREFTTAFNPGGGSGGGNEVEPTIDGTIAGDPRWITPRATQTVRTGFGDNTDPGPDTNSGGSEADELFVENTSTTLYIAVSGNLEPNGNAINLIFDTNGPAGGANILDGTGATSTFLGSQPNSAAGTRLPTGMTADLILQVQLHSPNQTLTLHAFTFDAQGKLKSEDTVGHVEANPGHPTIGTITGTVNGQSYTFHVAYNNSHTGPVAAGTSAANPTGAGAATGLEIAIPVTLLGPGPYDLLVGISGASGYWSNQFLPPASPTGNLGWRPNFQTKGISPLRYYLPVSLSRVELE